One genomic segment of Helianthus annuus cultivar XRQ/B chromosome 14, HanXRQr2.0-SUNRISE, whole genome shotgun sequence includes these proteins:
- the LOC110904226 gene encoding uncharacterized protein LOC110904226, with translation MDDHDHPNCILDWPYLSREKSIEELTESLWLTTIELEATRVRVQEEIKARDDQLNQLKHLLNEAINERNEARNECQNLILDKLLLQQHNNNNITTALPQSGLSSVEDEPIVNCGFSSSDCEESIVSSPPVETAIQLVLPPKGLPEQGKFLEAVMKAGPLLQNLLLAGPLPHWRHPPPQLDAYRIPSPPLAIATQPLYYTNNAFEVNKKRGFSEDSLSSTETKYQRISLN, from the exons ATGGATGATCATGATCACCCCAACTGCATTCTTGATTGGCCATATTTGTCCAGAGAAAAG AGTATAGAAGAACTGACAGAGTCACTTTGGTTAACTACAATAGAGCTTGAAGCAACAAGGGTAAGAGTCCAAGAAGAGATCAAAGCAAGAGATGATCAGTTAAACCAACTTAAACATCTTCTCAACGAAGCGATTAACGAAAGGAACGAAGCGCGAAACGAATGCCAAAACCTCATCCTTGACAAATTGCTTCTCCAacaacataataataataatattaccaCAGCTCTGCCACAGTCTGGTCTCTCAAGCGTTGAAGATGAACCCATCGTAAATTGCGGGTTTTCTTCATCCGATTGCGAAGAAAGCATCGTCTCTTCGCCACCTGTTGAAACCGCAATTCAATTGGTTTTGCCCCCCAAAGGGTTGCCTGAACAGGGGAAGTTTTTAGAAGCTGTGATGAAAGCAGGGCCGTTGTTACAGAACCTCCTCCTGGCTGGACCGCTGCCGCATTGGCGCCACCCGCCTCCTCAGCTTGATGCCTACCGGATTCCATCGCCCCCATTGGCGATCGCGACTCAACCGCTTTACTATACCAACAATGCTTTTGAGGTTAACAAGAAAAGGGGATTTTCTGAGGACTCTCTTTCTTCCACAGAGACTAAGTACCAAAGAATTTCCCTTAATTGA
- the LOC110904224 gene encoding uncharacterized protein LOC110904224, protein MDRFYGGGMNGLRGERTPLINKKVVYRVWGEMMSSGILNLEMQYRLHLYLEVLYREELMSADQSSKTHELFRVTELLQLQIQITKTMKYTHWPVLLKTLYSNFRLRVLS, encoded by the exons ATGGATAGATTCTACGGTGGTGGTATGAATGGTTTAAGAGGTGAGAGAACTCCACTGATTAACAAAAAG GTTGTTTACAGGGTTTGGGGAGAAATGATGAGCAGTGGGATCCTGAACTTGGAGATGCAGTACCG GCTACATCTTTACTTAGAAGTGCTTTATCGAGAAGAATTAATGTCAGCCGATCAATCATCTAAAACTCATGAACTTTTTAGAGTTACAGAACTTCTTCAACTTCAGATTCAGATAACAAAGACGATGAAATATACACATTG GCCGGTGCTCTTGAAAACATTATATAGCAATTTCAGATTGAGAGTCTTGAGCTGA
- the LOC110907552 gene encoding uncharacterized PE-PGRS family protein PE_PGRS54-like, which yields MDVYGCIVRNDGAPSGDGRSGNDGARSGNDRAYGGIGGAPSGNGGARSGNDGAPSGNGGTRGRTPKQGFRPPSRQVHDSIDNENIDDGTFMTTCGRYSILRGALTGNIVFVNVRGDSGSRGGHDGSGSRGGHDGSGKRGGHDGSGKRGGHVGSGRRGGHDGSGRRGGHDGSGRRGGYAGSSSRQGEGDPIADMCGVFRDPSLRTIPDRDSNHYSEDSDFEDVDHQEADLEDVNRQEADLEDDEHPLSQRSYEGASHDTNQGRMIRHAGDKFEVEHGDVHKSITRILAEHHDGVWMTFREIPRDVLARMFECFRTR from the exons ATGGATGTGTATGGGTGTATTGTGCGTAATGATGGTGCTCCTAGTGGTGATGGTCGCAGTGGTAATGATGGTGCTCGTAGTGGTAATGATAGGGCTTATGGTGGTATTGGTGGTGCTCCGAGCGGTAATGGTGGTGCTCGTAGTGGTAATGATGGTGCTCCTAGTGGTAATGGTGGAACTCGAGGACGTACTCCTAAGCAGGGATTTAGACCACCCAGCAGGCAAGTACATGACTCCATTGATAATGAAAACATTGATGATGGTACATTCATGACCACTTGTGGGAGATACTCCATATTACGTGGGGCTCTTACAGGTAATATTGTTTTTGTTAATGTTAGGGGTGATAGTGGTAGTCGTGGGGGTCATGATGGTAGCGGTAGCCGTGGGGGTCATGATGGTAGCGGTAAACGTGGGGGTCATGATGGTAGCGGTAAACGTGGGGGTCATGTTGGAAGTGGTAGGCGCGGGGGTCATGATGGTAGCGGTAGGCGCGGGGGTCATGATGGTAGCGGTAGGCGTGGGGGTTATGCTGGTAGTAGTAGCCGTCAGGGTGAAGGGGATCCCATTGCTGACATGTGTGGGGTATTTCGTGACCCGTCATTACGCACGATCCCTGATCGTGACTCAAACCATTACAGTGAGGATAGCGACTTTGAGGACGTCGATCACCAGGAAGCCGATCTTGAGGACGTCAATCGCCAGGAAGCCGATCTTGAGGACGATGAGCATCCTTTATCTCAGCGCTCATATGAAGGCGCATCTCATGATACAAATCAAGGAAGAATGATTAGGCATGCTGGGGATAA GTTTGAGGTTGAACATGGTGATGTTCATAAGAGCATCACTCGTATACTAGCTGAGCATCACGATGGAGTTTGGATGACATTTAGGGAGATTCCACGGGATGTACTAGCTCGTATGTTTGAGTGCTTTCGG aCCCGTTGA